CTAATGCTACTCGCTGGGATACGTTTGAAAAACTACTACCAGCAGAGGAAATGCCAGCAGCAGAGAAAAGCTGGCAGCAGCGTTATCAAAAATCACCAAGTTTTTTAAGTTTACATTTGGGGGTACAGGCAGATGTTTTACCGAATGGTACAGAATGCCACCATATTTTGTTAGAAGACTGGCAGAATATGGAAGCACCAGAAGGTACTATTTTTGTGTCCATTCCCACGCTCTTAGACCCAGATTTAGCACCAGCAGGGCATCATATTATTCATACTTTCACACCTAGTTGGATTGAAAACTGGCAAAAACTATCTGCGGCAGAATATGAACAGAAAAAGGAAGAAGCTGCTGGGCGAATTATTGACCGTTTGGAGAAGATTTTTCCTGGTTTAGATGCAGGTTTAGACTATATGGAGGTGGGAACACCCCGCACTCATCGTCGCTTTTTAGGGCGTGAACATGGCAGTTATGGCCCAATTCCCCGCCGTAAGTTATTAGGATTATTGGGAATGCCTTTTAACCGAACAGCTATTCCAGGTTTGCACTGTGTAGGGGATAGTACGTTTCCAGGGCAAGGTTTAAACGCTGTAGCATTTTCAGGGTTTGCCTGCGCCCATCGTATTGCTGTGGATTTGGGGATGTAATATATAGCAGTCAGCTGTCAGCTATCAGCTTTTTTCAAAGCATTTCTTAGTCAGGGTTTCAGAATATTAAAATGTTCTAACCTATCTGGCTACGGCTATAACAACCACAAATTAGTACAGACGAGATATTAGGGAGCGATCCCTATTTGGTTCAAACTTAACAATTACAATTATTTGTCAAAAATTTAAAATTCCGGCAATTTTTTTGACAAAATTATGCTTTATTGTTTACAAAGCTCATCCGACTCAAAAAACTCTTAAGGCGATCGCTCTGTGGTTGGGTTAGCACTTCTCGTGCTGAACCTTGTTCTTCCACACGACCTTGATTTAAGAATAATACGCGATTAGCTACTTCACGAGCAAATTGCATCTCATGGGTAACAATCACCATTGTCATTCCTTCTTCAGCGAGTTGTTGCATAACTCGCAGTACTTCTCCCACCAGTTCTGGATCTAACGCACTTGTAGGTTCATCAAATAACATAACTTGGGGGTTCATACATAAGCTACGGGCGATCGCCACCCGTTGCTTTTGTCCACCCGATAATTGTTCAGGATAAGCATTTGCCTTATCCGCAAGCCCTACCTTTTCCAAATAGAACCTTGCTAGTTTAGTACTCTCCTTGGGCGATCGCTTCAAAACCTTAGAGGGAGCAAGTGTTAAATTGTCTAACACACTTAGATGCGGAAACAAGTTAAACTGCTGAAACACCATCCCAACCTCTGTCCGTAGCCTCCGCAGTTGATTTGAGGTAAGACGAGAACGGGACAAATCTATACCATTAACTACTAAATTTCCCCTGTCAATTGTCTCCAATCGGTTGAAGCAACGCAGCAAAGTGCTTTTTCCACAACCCGAAGTGCCAATAACCGCCACTACTTCCCCTTGGTATATTTCACCTGTGATACCTTGTAGTACCATAAGCGACCCAAAATTCTTCTCAATATTCTCAAAGGAGATAGCGGCAGAAGAAGCATTCATCTTGATTTATATTTACTGAATGTAAAAATTAATACCCAAGGGCAAGTAGTTTAAAGTTAGCAGATTGTAATGGCAGACCTCTGTTATTTTTTCTTAGTAGTCCACACAGTACTAAACATCATTAGGATTCCACCGATAAAAATGGCGATCGCCAGTCCACCTGCAATTAAATTTAGTACATCCTCATTAATTTCCATTGGTTATTTAGTTAATACTTAATTGTGTCAACGCTACTACATTAGCAACATTACCGCTACGAGAGGACAAAAAATAATATGGCTAAATTTATTCGGTTTTTACGTCAGCTATTGATTTCTTTAAGTTGTTTAGTCTTAGTAGCTAGTTGTAGCCTCAACCCCAATCCTACTGGTAGTAGCAAACAGTTGACAGTTGCCACCGAACCAGCTTTCCCTCCCTTTGAGGTACAAGCAGGTAGCGGTGAGCTGGAAGGATTTGATATTGATGTAATCAATGCTATTGGCAAAGCTGCTAACTTTAATGTGCAATTTCAGAGTTTACCTTTCGACGGAATTATCCCAGCATTGCAGTCAAAAACCGTCGATGCAGCTATTAGTGCCATTACTATCACACCAGAACGCCTGAATACTATTTCATTTTCCCAACCTTACTTTAAAGCAGGACTGGCGATCGCTGTTCGAGCTAACAATAGCGACATCACCAACCTTGACAGCCTTAAAAATAAGAAAATTGCCGTCCAAATTGGCACAACTGGTGCTAAAAAAGCTCAAAGTATTCCTGGGGTCCAAATTCGCACCTTTGACTCCGCGCCCTTAGCTCTTCAAGAACTATTTAACGGCAATGTTGATGCTGTAATCAACGATGCACCAGTAACCCTCTACGCACTTAAAACTGGTAATCTTCAAGGAATTAAAGTCGTCAATCAGCTACTAACCGAAGAATACTATGGCATCGCTACAGCCAAAAACGCTCCTAATCTCAAAGCTATAAACCAAGGTTTAACAAGCATTTTAAACAATGGCACATACGCCCAAATTTACCAAAAGTGGTTTAACACTCAGCCCCCTCAACTCCCAAAAACATTACCAGGTGCTAGCTCCACAGGAGTTTTATCATCTCCCAGCGTAATTTTAACTGCTCTCCCCAACTTACTACGTGGTGCATTAGTTACTCTTCAGCTAACAGCCTTATCGGTCTTTTTAGGAATGATTGCTGGTTCACTAATAGGTATAGCTCGTCTATCAAAAGTTAAATTTCTACGTTGGGCTGCTAGAGTGTATATTGATTTCTTTCGAGGTACACCCCTGCTAGTGCAAATTTTTATGATCTATTTTGGTCTACCTGCACTAATGCAAGAATTTGGCTTAAATTTCAACTTAGATCGTTTAGTAGGCGCTGTTACTGCACTAAGCCTCAATAGTGCTGCCTATCTAGCGGAAATAGTACGTGCAGGTATCCAATCAATTGAGCCAGGGCAAGCAGAAGCAGCACAATCGCTAGGTATGAGTTCCAGCCAAACTATGCGCTATATTATCTTTCCTCAAGCATTGCGAAGGATGTTACCGCCATTAGGCAACGAATTCATTACTTTACTTAAAGATACCAGCTTAGTTGCAATAATTGGATTTGAGGAACTATTTCGGCGAGGTCAATTAATTGTTGCAGATAATTATCGCGCTTTTGAAATTTACACAGCTATTGCCTTAATTTACTTGTGTTTAACAGTTTTATCCTCATACCTGTTTAGTTTTTTCGAACGTTTAATGAATCCCGTCAAAAACACATTAAACTAATAAATTTTTTTTTAAATAGGCTAATATATAATTTCTCACTTCTCATTTCTGCTAATGAAATAGCCTTGCCCATTTATCTATTACTCTGATTGTCTACTGAAAGGTCTTTAAGCACGAAACAATAAAGAAGTTGTAAATTTCCAAAACCTCCT
This genomic window from Oculatellaceae cyanobacterium contains:
- a CDS encoding amino acid ABC transporter ATP-binding protein, which gives rise to MNASSAAISFENIEKNFGSLMVLQGITGEIYQGEVVAVIGTSGCGKSTLLRCFNRLETIDRGNLVVNGIDLSRSRLTSNQLRRLRTEVGMVFQQFNLFPHLSVLDNLTLAPSKVLKRSPKESTKLARFYLEKVGLADKANAYPEQLSGGQKQRVAIARSLCMNPQVMLFDEPTSALDPELVGEVLRVMQQLAEEGMTMVIVTHEMQFAREVANRVLFLNQGRVEEQGSAREVLTQPQSDRLKSFLSRMSFVNNKA
- a CDS encoding ABC transporter permease subunit (The N-terminal region of this protein, as described by TIGR01726, is a three transmembrane segment that identifies a subfamily of ABC transporter permease subunits, which specificities that include histidine, arginine, glutamine, glutamate, L-cystine (sic), the opines (in Agrobacterium) octopine and nopaline, etc.) — translated: MAKFIRFLRQLLISLSCLVLVASCSLNPNPTGSSKQLTVATEPAFPPFEVQAGSGELEGFDIDVINAIGKAANFNVQFQSLPFDGIIPALQSKTVDAAISAITITPERLNTISFSQPYFKAGLAIAVRANNSDITNLDSLKNKKIAVQIGTTGAKKAQSIPGVQIRTFDSAPLALQELFNGNVDAVINDAPVTLYALKTGNLQGIKVVNQLLTEEYYGIATAKNAPNLKAINQGLTSILNNGTYAQIYQKWFNTQPPQLPKTLPGASSTGVLSSPSVILTALPNLLRGALVTLQLTALSVFLGMIAGSLIGIARLSKVKFLRWAARVYIDFFRGTPLLVQIFMIYFGLPALMQEFGLNFNLDRLVGAVTALSLNSAAYLAEIVRAGIQSIEPGQAEAAQSLGMSSSQTMRYIIFPQALRRMLPPLGNEFITLLKDTSLVAIIGFEELFRRGQLIVADNYRAFEIYTAIALIYLCLTVLSSYLFSFFERLMNPVKNTLN